The Drechmeria coniospora strain ARSEF 6962 chromosome 02, whole genome shotgun sequence genome has a segment encoding these proteins:
- a CDS encoding cytochrome P450, whose translation MDFRQEAFLRAVTARFQLITVTLVAAVGFAILGAIVYRAVFHPLSKYPGPFLAKFTNLYSAWHAWKGDIHLDIYRCHQKYGNRVRYAPNRLIINTDGALRDIYGHHSNVVKFRNYEVLSKQAANLLTLRDKTQHGRRRRVISQAFSENSLRIFEPKILSRVDRFCDLMRRGNEPSKDRVPAGHWTGPIDMAHAFNNLAFDIMTSVSFDSEFDTMGSPEYRYAMQAIEDSNVRLGVLIQAPELNFAKMDRKLFPKALVGRYKFVKFIRMVLAKRLGATKTASRDIFSFLQQCKDPTTGKELSTAELSTETATFIVAGADTSSTSMSAVSHYLTGSSSCYRRVVEEVRSTFLSVDEIRMGPKLNSCAFLRACIDESLRMSPPGGSALWREVEDGGALIDGTFIPERTEIAVGVYSIHHSPAYYNDPFCYDPDRWYRPADSKGARNESSRLPYMPFSVGARSCVGKPLAIAQIMIVFARLIWEFDLRRADSDFDWMEKDCTPTEYALRDHLTAWKEGPILSIRPRFSD comes from the exons ATGGACTTCCGGCAGGAGGCGTTTCTGCGCGCCGTGACTGCCCGTTTTCAACTTATTACTGTGACCCTGGTCGCAGCTGTCGGTTTTGCT ATCCTCGGCGCTATTGTTTATCGAGCAGTGTTTCATCCTTTGTCGAAATACCCGGGACCCTTTCTTGCGAAATTCACGAACTTGTACTCCGCCTGGCATGCATGGAAAGGCGACATTCATTTGGATATCTATCGCTGTCACCAAAAATACG GCAATCGCGTTCGATATGCACCCAATCGTCTCATCATTAACACCGATGGAGCTTTGCGCG ACATCTACGGGCACCATTCTAACGTGGTCAAGTTTAGGAATTACGAGGTCCTGTCCAAGCAAGCAGCAAACTTGCTGACCCTGCGAGACAAGACTCAGCACGGACGGAGGAGACGGGTCATCAGTCAGGCATTTTCGGAAAATAGCCTTCGTATCTTTGAGCCCAAGATTCTGTCCCGGGTTGACAGATTCTGTGATCTTATGCGTAGAGGAAATGAACCTTCCAAGGATAGGGTTCCGGCTGGCCATTGGACGGGTCCCATCGACATGGCTCATGCGT TCAACAACCTGGCCTTCGACATTATGACTTCCGTCTCTTTCGACTCCGAGTTCGATACTATGGGTAGCCCTGAGTACCGATATGCAATGCAGGCCATAGAGGACTCCAACGTTCGGCTAGGAGTGCTCATTCAAGCACCAGAGTTAAACTTTGCCAAAATGGACCGAAAGCTGTTTCCCAAGGCTCTGGTTGGACGATACAAGTTTGTGAAATTTATTCGCATGGTCCTCGCCAAGCGACTTGGTGCAACGAAGACTGCGTCTAGGGACATCTTTTCTTTTTTGCAACAATGTAAAGATCCAACTACGGGGAAGGAACTAAGCACTGCGGAGCTGAGCACAGAAACTGCCACCTTCATTGTAGCAG GAGCGgacacgtcgtcgacaagcaTGTCTGCCGTCTCTCACTATCTCACGGGTTCGTCCAGTTGCTACCGCCGAGTCGTGGAGGAGGTCCGGTCAACGTTTTTGAGCGTTGACGAGATTCGAATGGGACCGAAGTTAAACTCGTGTGCCTTTCTTCGAGCCTGCATTGACGAGTCCCTCCGCATGTCCCCACCCGGAGGAAGTGCCCTCTGGCGTGAGGTGGAAGATGGAGGCGCGCTCATTGACGGAACTTTCATCCCCGAACGAACCGagatcgccgtcggcgtctaCAGCATCCACCATAGCCCTGCGTACTATAATGACCCCTTTTGTTACGACCCCGATCGATGGTATCGACCTGCAGACTCAAAGGGTGCCCGGAACGAATCCTCGAGGCTGCCTTACATGCCCTTTTCGGTCGGCGCTCGCAGCTGCGTTGGCAAGCCGCTCGCAATTGCTCAGATCATGATTGTATTTGCACGTCTCATTTGGGAGTTCGACCTGCGACGAGCAGATAGCGATTTCGATTGGATGGAAAAAGACTGTACTCCTACTGAATATGCCTTGCGGGATCACTTGACGGCCTGGAAAGAAGGCCCGATCTTGAGCATTCGGCCCCGGTTTTCGGATTAG